In the Diachasmimorpha longicaudata isolate KC_UGA_2023 chromosome 1, iyDiaLong2, whole genome shotgun sequence genome, one interval contains:
- the LOC135169574 gene encoding protein unc-13 homolog 4B-like isoform X9, translated as MDEEAMWKGFYHTIVEEKQAKENENREKTAHELRIQESDGGFFENLGTLLAEKARAQEAVEGPLPRSCSQRDDDEDEDETSEASIDEPTEALLESDSDRDENERALDIVVGSVGWNIEELYAALVYMTQHQIGYDVSNECGVDALLSHLQQAFKVDNEMHEQVLEDTRNMEAPVMHLNVEVIEAKELISKDSNGKSDPFCALYLESAPTRRYNTAVKTATLTPTWEEHFELPLEDAENDTLCLEVWDFDAAETVPEKMSKVKDVKGVRGLVKLAKEIAVTATTGSHDNEFIGRSRIPLRDIPVSGHTMWYALEKKNKSKRRGVVRLRLAFSAEHNTQVAAQEHRHLIRILLLHELEIEKVEKYCWCGRWSAPAEALILQHSAQRGLLARIVALAQWVEYSRIHQQHPLNFAVFNKLAVELVRPLENCLFSSDETRLFWDATRKIIYSCLNSIRKIRRLAPGDKNVMAQMAAILGILSSISSLESPKDFDLFPPKMFGWFPEPDGSPVDIMKGLEFTVIQGGAEWFDHILNNNAPEADTDDDALKFHIKVIQLIRADLQRAIEVYDRTFIKKVNFPYARTLYVYYEKRISDMCTIIIEDVCLRLKRIELEKDDDTELTLGTTLFELYLTLQRYAVLGTVFCLDGLEHLNIQSYHEWFRAGVGHWLDIAVYKALKRISRAVEFDTLQPVDSNVQYSSSAVDTLTIFYQIKVFWTQLAWPDVEGSYTFIAKIIDDICKCSISYADMMAAKAEKVDRETEESENNSSVYEKKFEVSTAWCFAINNIDYIRTSIAPLANDLGLQTIIETLGENKTQQEADRCRQTLQLIIDNATDTVKNKIIDLLEVVANKMQPAMNRYLMEGAELIDTISNAMDRLLQYLDSNITTLHDNLNEDNFERVLLVIWEIMSQTLYQLVNSNLEKRRPPSFYSNLHRTLHTLIRFFNLGADETSNVQVLKKIERLLNLHGLETAELIHRYHLERFQEQNEMEDALHGMVTIKAHFVENSLVVQILNARNLKAMDSNGDIIGKLSTLERKLHSKSKQTKQRLKEVKPRKCDPYVKIRLLPEEKFYDVKMPKTHVQKETLFPLFDETFNIPLTPEQRSIEDAILVFEVKDKDFLRTKFMAEAFLPFSEIEDTGHERGLESLNQTHLKLSRPIDKTTDVIRALEHRKGDNQAMEFMSKLNAKSNTR; from the exons ATTGAGGAACTCTACGCTGCTCTGGTCTACATGACGCAACATCAGATTGGGTATGATGTTTCCAATGAGTGTGGAGTAGATGCACTTCTTAGCCACCTGCAGCAGGCGTTCAAAGTGGATAATGAAATGCATGAACAAGTCCTTGAAGATACTCGAAATATGGAG GCCCCCGTGATGCATCTGAATGTTGAAGTGATCGAAGCCAAGGAACTCATCTCGAAGGATTCCAACGGCAAGAGTGACCCTTTCTGCGCACTCTATCTCGAATCAGCTCCTACCAGGCGGTACAACACAGCTGTGAAGACAGCAACGTTGACACCAACTTGGGAGGAGCATTTCGAACT ACCTCTAGAAGATGCTGAAAACGACACCCTGTGCTTAGAAGTTTGGGACTTTGACGCAGCAGAAACCGTCCCCGAGAAAATGAGTAAAGTGAAAGACGTCAAAGGAGTTCGAGGTCTGGTCAAACTCGCGAAAGAGATCGCTGTGACAGCCACAACCGGTAGCCACGACAATGAATTCATTGGTCGAAGTAGAATTCCGCTACGAGACATACCCGTGTCTGGTCATACAATGTGGTATGCCCTCGAAAAGAAGAACAAATCAAAGCGCCGAGGAGTTGTCAGACTCCGACTAGCCTTCAGTGCAGAACACAATACTCAAGTGGCAGCTCAAGAGCACCGACACCTCATCAGAATTCTCCTTCTTCACGAACTCGAAATCGAGAAAGTGGAGAAGTATTGCTGGTGTGGTAGGTGGTCAGCCCCGGCAGAGGCCCTTATCCTTCAACACTCTGCACAGAGAGGACTCCTAGCGAGGATCGTAGCCCTAGCACAATGGGTTGAATACTCTAGAATTCATCAGCAACATCCGCTAAACTTTGCAGTCTTCAATAAACTGGCAGTTGAATTAGTCAGACCTCTCGAAAATTGCCTGTTCTCAAGTGACGAGACTAGACTCTTCTGGGATGCCACGAGAAAGATCATTTATTCCTGTCTGAACAGCATCAGAAAAATCCGACGACTTGCTCCTGGAGATAAAAACGTAATGGCTCAAATGGCAGCCATTCTAGGCATCCTCTCTTCCATATCTTCCCTGGAAAGTCCAAAAGACTTTGATTTATTTCCTCCAAAAATGTTCGGCTGGTTCCCGGAACCCGATGGTAGCCCCGTGGACATCATGAAGGGATTAGAATTTACTGTGATTCAAGGAGGGGCTGAATGGTTTGATCACATTCTCAATAACAACGCTCCCGAGGCTGATACAGATGATGACGCATTAAAGTTCCACATCAAAGTCATTCAATTGATCAGGGCAGATCTTCAGAGAGCAATAGAAGTGTATGATAGAACCTTCATTAAGAAAGTGAACTTCCCGTACGCAAGGACTTTGTACGTTTATTACGAGAAAAGAATCAGTGACATGTGCACCATTATAATTGAAGATGTCTGTCTAAGGCTGAAGAGAATCGAATTAGAGAAGGACGACGATACCGAATTGACTCTTGGGACAACATTATTTGAACTCTATTTGACCCTCCAGAGATACGCTGTCTTAGGGACAGTATTTTGTCTAGACGGTCTTGAGCATTTAAACATCCAGAGCTATCACGAGTGGTTCCGAGCTGGCGTTGGCCACTGGTTGGATATAGCAGTTTACAAAGCACTAAAGAGAATCTCCCGAGCTGTTGAATTTGATACCCTTCAACCTGTCGACTCAAATGTCCAGTACAGTTCAAGTGCAGTCGATACGTtaacaatattttatcaaatcaAAGTCTTCTGGACACAACTTGCGTGGCCTGATGTGGAAGGGTCATACACATTTATTGCTAAAATTATCGAtgacatttgtaaatgttcGATTTCATAcgcggatatgatggcagctAAGGCCGAGAAGGTAGACAGGGAGACGGAGGAGTCTGAGAATAATAGCAGCGTCTatgaaaagaaatttgaaGTATCTACCGCCTGGTGTTTTGCTATTAATAACATTGATTACATTAGAACGTCAATTGCACCATTGGCCAATGATTTGGGACTGCAGACGATTATCGAGACGTTGGGTGAGAACAAGACTCAACAAGAGGCTGATCGGTGTCGACAAACTCTTCAGTTGATCATTGATAATGCCACTGATAcggttaaaaataaaatcattgatcTGTTGGAGGTTGTAGCAAACAAAATGCAGCCGGCAATGAACAGGTATCTCATGGAGGGAGCTGAGTTGATTGATACTATCAGCAATGCTATGGATCGCTTGCTTCAGTATTTAGACTCGAATATCACGACTCTGCATGATAATCTTAATGAAGACAATTTCGAAAGGGTGTTGCTCGTTATTTGGGAGATCATGTCTCAGACATTGTATCAGTTGGTCAATAGCAACTTGGAGAAGAGGAGACCACCCTCATTCTACTCGAATCTCCATAGGACCCTTCATACTTTAATTAGGTTCTTTAATTTGGGCGCCGATGAAACTTCGAATGTACAAGTACTCAAGAAGATTGAACGGTTATTGAATCTGCATGGATTGGAAACTGCTGAACTGATTCATCGATATCATCTGGAGCGGTTCCAGGAGCAGAATGAGATGGAGGACGCTCTGCATGGAATGGTAACGATCAAGGCACATTTTGTGGAAAATTCTTTGGTCGTCCAGATTTTGAATGCTAGGAATCTCAAGGCTATGGACAGTAATG GGGATATTATAGGCAAGCTGTCAACTCTTGAGCGAAAACTGCATTCGAAAAGTAAACAGACTAAACAAAGACTGAAAGAGGTGAAGCCAA GAAAATGTGATCCTTATGTTAAGATTCGCCTTCTCCCCGAGGAGAAATTTTATGATGTTAAGATGCCAAAGACTCATGTGCAGAAGGAAACGCTCTTCCCACTTTTTGATGAGACTTTCAACATTCCCCTGACTCCTGAACAACGAAGTATCGAAGATGCTATTCTAGTTTTCGAGGTCAAGGATAAGGACTTTCTGAGGACAAAATTTATGGCTGAGGCGTTCCTTCCGTTCAGTGAAATCGAGGACACTGGACATGAACGCGGACTGGAATCACTGAACCAGACTCATCTGAAATTATCACGACCGATCGATAAAA CTACTGACGTGATACGTGCCTTAGAACATCGGAAAGGAGACAACCAAGCGATGGAATTCATGTCGAAACTCAACGCAAAGTCAAACACGAGATAA
- the LOC135169574 gene encoding protein unc-13 homolog 4B-like isoform X10, with translation MKCAIDSRKLNTMVVTRTFNGMCTITRSRNTFRGIPKAELERKTNAILQAMTIEELYAALVYMTQHQIGYDVSNECGVDALLSHLQQAFKVDNEMHEQVLEDTRNMEAPVMHLNVEVIEAKELISKDSNGKSDPFCALYLESAPTRRYNTAVKTATLTPTWEEHFELPLEDAENDTLCLEVWDFDAAETVPEKMSKVKDVKGVRGLVKLAKEIAVTATTGSHDNEFIGRSRIPLRDIPVSGHTMWYALEKKNKSKRRGVVRLRLAFSAEHNTQVAAQEHRHLIRILLLHELEIEKVEKYCWCGRWSAPAEALILQHSAQRGLLARIVALAQWVEYSRIHQQHPLNFAVFNKLAVELVRPLENCLFSSDETRLFWDATRKIIYSCLNSIRKIRRLAPGDKNVMAQMAAILGILSSISSLESPKDFDLFPPKMFGWFPEPDGSPVDIMKGLEFTVIQGGAEWFDHILNNNAPEADTDDDALKFHIKVIQLIRADLQRAIEVYDRTFIKKVNFPYARTLYVYYEKRISDMCTIIIEDVCLRLKRIELEKDDDTELTLGTTLFELYLTLQRYAVLGTVFCLDGLEHLNIQSYHEWFRAGVGHWLDIAVYKALKRISRAVEFDTLQPVDSNVQYSSSAVDTLTIFYQIKVFWTQLAWPDVEGSYTFIAKIIDDICKCSISYADMMAAKAEKVDRETEESENNSSVYEKKFEVSTAWCFAINNIDYIRTSIAPLANDLGLQTIIETLGENKTQQEADRCRQTLQLIIDNATDTVKNKIIDLLEVVANKMQPAMNRYLMEGAELIDTISNAMDRLLQYLDSNITTLHDNLNEDNFERVLLVIWEIMSQTLYQLVNSNLEKRRPPSFYSNLHRTLHTLIRFFNLGADETSNVQVLKKIERLLNLHGLETAELIHRYHLERFQEQNEMEDALHGMVTIKAHFVENSLVVQILNARNLKAMDSNGDIIGKLSTLERKLHSKSKQTKQRLKEVKPRKCDPYVKIRLLPEEKFYDVKMPKTHVQKETLFPLFDETFNIPLTPEQRSIEDAILVFEVKDKDFLRTKFMAEAFLPFSEIEDTGHERGLESLNQTHLKLSRPIDKTTDVIRALEHRKGDNQAMEFMSKLNAKSNTR, from the exons ATGAAATGTGCAATAGACAGTAGAAAATTGAACACAATGGTCGTGACGAGGACCTTCAACGGCATGTGTACTATAACCCGAAGTAGGAACACCTTCCGGGGTATTCCTAAGGCAGAACTAGAGCGCAAGACCAATGCCATTCTTCAGGCTATGACG ATTGAGGAACTCTACGCTGCTCTGGTCTACATGACGCAACATCAGATTGGGTATGATGTTTCCAATGAGTGTGGAGTAGATGCACTTCTTAGCCACCTGCAGCAGGCGTTCAAAGTGGATAATGAAATGCATGAACAAGTCCTTGAAGATACTCGAAATATGGAG GCCCCCGTGATGCATCTGAATGTTGAAGTGATCGAAGCCAAGGAACTCATCTCGAAGGATTCCAACGGCAAGAGTGACCCTTTCTGCGCACTCTATCTCGAATCAGCTCCTACCAGGCGGTACAACACAGCTGTGAAGACAGCAACGTTGACACCAACTTGGGAGGAGCATTTCGAACT ACCTCTAGAAGATGCTGAAAACGACACCCTGTGCTTAGAAGTTTGGGACTTTGACGCAGCAGAAACCGTCCCCGAGAAAATGAGTAAAGTGAAAGACGTCAAAGGAGTTCGAGGTCTGGTCAAACTCGCGAAAGAGATCGCTGTGACAGCCACAACCGGTAGCCACGACAATGAATTCATTGGTCGAAGTAGAATTCCGCTACGAGACATACCCGTGTCTGGTCATACAATGTGGTATGCCCTCGAAAAGAAGAACAAATCAAAGCGCCGAGGAGTTGTCAGACTCCGACTAGCCTTCAGTGCAGAACACAATACTCAAGTGGCAGCTCAAGAGCACCGACACCTCATCAGAATTCTCCTTCTTCACGAACTCGAAATCGAGAAAGTGGAGAAGTATTGCTGGTGTGGTAGGTGGTCAGCCCCGGCAGAGGCCCTTATCCTTCAACACTCTGCACAGAGAGGACTCCTAGCGAGGATCGTAGCCCTAGCACAATGGGTTGAATACTCTAGAATTCATCAGCAACATCCGCTAAACTTTGCAGTCTTCAATAAACTGGCAGTTGAATTAGTCAGACCTCTCGAAAATTGCCTGTTCTCAAGTGACGAGACTAGACTCTTCTGGGATGCCACGAGAAAGATCATTTATTCCTGTCTGAACAGCATCAGAAAAATCCGACGACTTGCTCCTGGAGATAAAAACGTAATGGCTCAAATGGCAGCCATTCTAGGCATCCTCTCTTCCATATCTTCCCTGGAAAGTCCAAAAGACTTTGATTTATTTCCTCCAAAAATGTTCGGCTGGTTCCCGGAACCCGATGGTAGCCCCGTGGACATCATGAAGGGATTAGAATTTACTGTGATTCAAGGAGGGGCTGAATGGTTTGATCACATTCTCAATAACAACGCTCCCGAGGCTGATACAGATGATGACGCATTAAAGTTCCACATCAAAGTCATTCAATTGATCAGGGCAGATCTTCAGAGAGCAATAGAAGTGTATGATAGAACCTTCATTAAGAAAGTGAACTTCCCGTACGCAAGGACTTTGTACGTTTATTACGAGAAAAGAATCAGTGACATGTGCACCATTATAATTGAAGATGTCTGTCTAAGGCTGAAGAGAATCGAATTAGAGAAGGACGACGATACCGAATTGACTCTTGGGACAACATTATTTGAACTCTATTTGACCCTCCAGAGATACGCTGTCTTAGGGACAGTATTTTGTCTAGACGGTCTTGAGCATTTAAACATCCAGAGCTATCACGAGTGGTTCCGAGCTGGCGTTGGCCACTGGTTGGATATAGCAGTTTACAAAGCACTAAAGAGAATCTCCCGAGCTGTTGAATTTGATACCCTTCAACCTGTCGACTCAAATGTCCAGTACAGTTCAAGTGCAGTCGATACGTtaacaatattttatcaaatcaAAGTCTTCTGGACACAACTTGCGTGGCCTGATGTGGAAGGGTCATACACATTTATTGCTAAAATTATCGAtgacatttgtaaatgttcGATTTCATAcgcggatatgatggcagctAAGGCCGAGAAGGTAGACAGGGAGACGGAGGAGTCTGAGAATAATAGCAGCGTCTatgaaaagaaatttgaaGTATCTACCGCCTGGTGTTTTGCTATTAATAACATTGATTACATTAGAACGTCAATTGCACCATTGGCCAATGATTTGGGACTGCAGACGATTATCGAGACGTTGGGTGAGAACAAGACTCAACAAGAGGCTGATCGGTGTCGACAAACTCTTCAGTTGATCATTGATAATGCCACTGATAcggttaaaaataaaatcattgatcTGTTGGAGGTTGTAGCAAACAAAATGCAGCCGGCAATGAACAGGTATCTCATGGAGGGAGCTGAGTTGATTGATACTATCAGCAATGCTATGGATCGCTTGCTTCAGTATTTAGACTCGAATATCACGACTCTGCATGATAATCTTAATGAAGACAATTTCGAAAGGGTGTTGCTCGTTATTTGGGAGATCATGTCTCAGACATTGTATCAGTTGGTCAATAGCAACTTGGAGAAGAGGAGACCACCCTCATTCTACTCGAATCTCCATAGGACCCTTCATACTTTAATTAGGTTCTTTAATTTGGGCGCCGATGAAACTTCGAATGTACAAGTACTCAAGAAGATTGAACGGTTATTGAATCTGCATGGATTGGAAACTGCTGAACTGATTCATCGATATCATCTGGAGCGGTTCCAGGAGCAGAATGAGATGGAGGACGCTCTGCATGGAATGGTAACGATCAAGGCACATTTTGTGGAAAATTCTTTGGTCGTCCAGATTTTGAATGCTAGGAATCTCAAGGCTATGGACAGTAATG GGGATATTATAGGCAAGCTGTCAACTCTTGAGCGAAAACTGCATTCGAAAAGTAAACAGACTAAACAAAGACTGAAAGAGGTGAAGCCAA GAAAATGTGATCCTTATGTTAAGATTCGCCTTCTCCCCGAGGAGAAATTTTATGATGTTAAGATGCCAAAGACTCATGTGCAGAAGGAAACGCTCTTCCCACTTTTTGATGAGACTTTCAACATTCCCCTGACTCCTGAACAACGAAGTATCGAAGATGCTATTCTAGTTTTCGAGGTCAAGGATAAGGACTTTCTGAGGACAAAATTTATGGCTGAGGCGTTCCTTCCGTTCAGTGAAATCGAGGACACTGGACATGAACGCGGACTGGAATCACTGAACCAGACTCATCTGAAATTATCACGACCGATCGATAAAA CTACTGACGTGATACGTGCCTTAGAACATCGGAAAGGAGACAACCAAGCGATGGAATTCATGTCGAAACTCAACGCAAAGTCAAACACGAGATAA
- the LOC135169574 gene encoding protein unc-13 homolog 4B-like isoform X8 encodes MQSLKFWRRRPKAEENVVVKHREHPRLRRLISSKAIQESDGGFFENLGTLLAEKARAQEAVEGPLPRSCSQRDDDEDEDETSEASIDEPTEALLESDSDRDENERALDIVVGSVGWNIEELYAALVYMTQHQIGYDVSNECGVDALLSHLQQAFKVDNEMHEQVLEDTRNMEAPVMHLNVEVIEAKELISKDSNGKSDPFCALYLESAPTRRYNTAVKTATLTPTWEEHFELPLEDAENDTLCLEVWDFDAAETVPEKMSKVKDVKGVRGLVKLAKEIAVTATTGSHDNEFIGRSRIPLRDIPVSGHTMWYALEKKNKSKRRGVVRLRLAFSAEHNTQVAAQEHRHLIRILLLHELEIEKVEKYCWCGRWSAPAEALILQHSAQRGLLARIVALAQWVEYSRIHQQHPLNFAVFNKLAVELVRPLENCLFSSDETRLFWDATRKIIYSCLNSIRKIRRLAPGDKNVMAQMAAILGILSSISSLESPKDFDLFPPKMFGWFPEPDGSPVDIMKGLEFTVIQGGAEWFDHILNNNAPEADTDDDALKFHIKVIQLIRADLQRAIEVYDRTFIKKVNFPYARTLYVYYEKRISDMCTIIIEDVCLRLKRIELEKDDDTELTLGTTLFELYLTLQRYAVLGTVFCLDGLEHLNIQSYHEWFRAGVGHWLDIAVYKALKRISRAVEFDTLQPVDSNVQYSSSAVDTLTIFYQIKVFWTQLAWPDVEGSYTFIAKIIDDICKCSISYADMMAAKAEKVDRETEESENNSSVYEKKFEVSTAWCFAINNIDYIRTSIAPLANDLGLQTIIETLGENKTQQEADRCRQTLQLIIDNATDTVKNKIIDLLEVVANKMQPAMNRYLMEGAELIDTISNAMDRLLQYLDSNITTLHDNLNEDNFERVLLVIWEIMSQTLYQLVNSNLEKRRPPSFYSNLHRTLHTLIRFFNLGADETSNVQVLKKIERLLNLHGLETAELIHRYHLERFQEQNEMEDALHGMVTIKAHFVENSLVVQILNARNLKAMDSNGDIIGKLSTLERKLHSKSKQTKQRLKEVKPRKCDPYVKIRLLPEEKFYDVKMPKTHVQKETLFPLFDETFNIPLTPEQRSIEDAILVFEVKDKDFLRTKFMAEAFLPFSEIEDTGHERGLESLNQTHLKLSRPIDKTTDVIRALEHRKGDNQAMEFMSKLNAKSNTR; translated from the exons ATTGAGGAACTCTACGCTGCTCTGGTCTACATGACGCAACATCAGATTGGGTATGATGTTTCCAATGAGTGTGGAGTAGATGCACTTCTTAGCCACCTGCAGCAGGCGTTCAAAGTGGATAATGAAATGCATGAACAAGTCCTTGAAGATACTCGAAATATGGAG GCCCCCGTGATGCATCTGAATGTTGAAGTGATCGAAGCCAAGGAACTCATCTCGAAGGATTCCAACGGCAAGAGTGACCCTTTCTGCGCACTCTATCTCGAATCAGCTCCTACCAGGCGGTACAACACAGCTGTGAAGACAGCAACGTTGACACCAACTTGGGAGGAGCATTTCGAACT ACCTCTAGAAGATGCTGAAAACGACACCCTGTGCTTAGAAGTTTGGGACTTTGACGCAGCAGAAACCGTCCCCGAGAAAATGAGTAAAGTGAAAGACGTCAAAGGAGTTCGAGGTCTGGTCAAACTCGCGAAAGAGATCGCTGTGACAGCCACAACCGGTAGCCACGACAATGAATTCATTGGTCGAAGTAGAATTCCGCTACGAGACATACCCGTGTCTGGTCATACAATGTGGTATGCCCTCGAAAAGAAGAACAAATCAAAGCGCCGAGGAGTTGTCAGACTCCGACTAGCCTTCAGTGCAGAACACAATACTCAAGTGGCAGCTCAAGAGCACCGACACCTCATCAGAATTCTCCTTCTTCACGAACTCGAAATCGAGAAAGTGGAGAAGTATTGCTGGTGTGGTAGGTGGTCAGCCCCGGCAGAGGCCCTTATCCTTCAACACTCTGCACAGAGAGGACTCCTAGCGAGGATCGTAGCCCTAGCACAATGGGTTGAATACTCTAGAATTCATCAGCAACATCCGCTAAACTTTGCAGTCTTCAATAAACTGGCAGTTGAATTAGTCAGACCTCTCGAAAATTGCCTGTTCTCAAGTGACGAGACTAGACTCTTCTGGGATGCCACGAGAAAGATCATTTATTCCTGTCTGAACAGCATCAGAAAAATCCGACGACTTGCTCCTGGAGATAAAAACGTAATGGCTCAAATGGCAGCCATTCTAGGCATCCTCTCTTCCATATCTTCCCTGGAAAGTCCAAAAGACTTTGATTTATTTCCTCCAAAAATGTTCGGCTGGTTCCCGGAACCCGATGGTAGCCCCGTGGACATCATGAAGGGATTAGAATTTACTGTGATTCAAGGAGGGGCTGAATGGTTTGATCACATTCTCAATAACAACGCTCCCGAGGCTGATACAGATGATGACGCATTAAAGTTCCACATCAAAGTCATTCAATTGATCAGGGCAGATCTTCAGAGAGCAATAGAAGTGTATGATAGAACCTTCATTAAGAAAGTGAACTTCCCGTACGCAAGGACTTTGTACGTTTATTACGAGAAAAGAATCAGTGACATGTGCACCATTATAATTGAAGATGTCTGTCTAAGGCTGAAGAGAATCGAATTAGAGAAGGACGACGATACCGAATTGACTCTTGGGACAACATTATTTGAACTCTATTTGACCCTCCAGAGATACGCTGTCTTAGGGACAGTATTTTGTCTAGACGGTCTTGAGCATTTAAACATCCAGAGCTATCACGAGTGGTTCCGAGCTGGCGTTGGCCACTGGTTGGATATAGCAGTTTACAAAGCACTAAAGAGAATCTCCCGAGCTGTTGAATTTGATACCCTTCAACCTGTCGACTCAAATGTCCAGTACAGTTCAAGTGCAGTCGATACGTtaacaatattttatcaaatcaAAGTCTTCTGGACACAACTTGCGTGGCCTGATGTGGAAGGGTCATACACATTTATTGCTAAAATTATCGAtgacatttgtaaatgttcGATTTCATAcgcggatatgatggcagctAAGGCCGAGAAGGTAGACAGGGAGACGGAGGAGTCTGAGAATAATAGCAGCGTCTatgaaaagaaatttgaaGTATCTACCGCCTGGTGTTTTGCTATTAATAACATTGATTACATTAGAACGTCAATTGCACCATTGGCCAATGATTTGGGACTGCAGACGATTATCGAGACGTTGGGTGAGAACAAGACTCAACAAGAGGCTGATCGGTGTCGACAAACTCTTCAGTTGATCATTGATAATGCCACTGATAcggttaaaaataaaatcattgatcTGTTGGAGGTTGTAGCAAACAAAATGCAGCCGGCAATGAACAGGTATCTCATGGAGGGAGCTGAGTTGATTGATACTATCAGCAATGCTATGGATCGCTTGCTTCAGTATTTAGACTCGAATATCACGACTCTGCATGATAATCTTAATGAAGACAATTTCGAAAGGGTGTTGCTCGTTATTTGGGAGATCATGTCTCAGACATTGTATCAGTTGGTCAATAGCAACTTGGAGAAGAGGAGACCACCCTCATTCTACTCGAATCTCCATAGGACCCTTCATACTTTAATTAGGTTCTTTAATTTGGGCGCCGATGAAACTTCGAATGTACAAGTACTCAAGAAGATTGAACGGTTATTGAATCTGCATGGATTGGAAACTGCTGAACTGATTCATCGATATCATCTGGAGCGGTTCCAGGAGCAGAATGAGATGGAGGACGCTCTGCATGGAATGGTAACGATCAAGGCACATTTTGTGGAAAATTCTTTGGTCGTCCAGATTTTGAATGCTAGGAATCTCAAGGCTATGGACAGTAATG GGGATATTATAGGCAAGCTGTCAACTCTTGAGCGAAAACTGCATTCGAAAAGTAAACAGACTAAACAAAGACTGAAAGAGGTGAAGCCAA GAAAATGTGATCCTTATGTTAAGATTCGCCTTCTCCCCGAGGAGAAATTTTATGATGTTAAGATGCCAAAGACTCATGTGCAGAAGGAAACGCTCTTCCCACTTTTTGATGAGACTTTCAACATTCCCCTGACTCCTGAACAACGAAGTATCGAAGATGCTATTCTAGTTTTCGAGGTCAAGGATAAGGACTTTCTGAGGACAAAATTTATGGCTGAGGCGTTCCTTCCGTTCAGTGAAATCGAGGACACTGGACATGAACGCGGACTGGAATCACTGAACCAGACTCATCTGAAATTATCACGACCGATCGATAAAA CTACTGACGTGATACGTGCCTTAGAACATCGGAAAGGAGACAACCAAGCGATGGAATTCATGTCGAAACTCAACGCAAAGTCAAACACGAGATAA